TTCATAGCAGCCGTAAATCCAAGGTCTCCAATGCATATCTTTACTACTCTATATGGAATTTCTAATAATTGAAGAATTTCTTCTGCATCCCTTGTAAGAGATTCTAATTCTTCATAAGAATCTTCCGGCTTTGTAAACTTAACAAGCTCTACCTTATTAAATTGGTGCTGACGAATAACGCCTCTGGTATCCCTTCCGGCAGAACCGGCTTCCGCTCTAAAGCAAGCAGTATAAGCACAGTGTTTAATTGGAAGCTTTGCTCCATCTAAAATTTGATCTCTATACATATTGGTTACAGGTACTTCTGCGGTTGGTACTAAGAAGTAATCGGTATTTTCTACTTTAAATGCATCTTCTTCAAACTTAGGCAACTGACCTGTTCCAATCATACTTCTTCTATGCACCATAAAGGGAGGAAATACTTCTTCGTATCCGTGTTTTTCTGTATGAATATCAAGCATAAAGTTCATAAGGGCGCGCTCAAGTCTCGCTCCTAAGCCTTTATATACTGTAAATCTTGCCCCTGTAATTTTAGCTGCAGTTGCAAAATCTAAAATATCCAGGTTTTCTCCTAATTCCCAGTGAGGTTTTGGCTCAAAATCAAATGCTCTTGGTGTTCCGAATTTGCGGACTTCTACATTATCTTCATCACTGTCTCCCATTGGAACGGAAGGATGGGGGATATTTGGAATGGTTAAAAGAAGATTTTCTAATTTTGCATCGACTTCTTTTAATTCCCCGTCTAATTCTTTGATTTTATTAGAGAGTTCCTTCATTTCTTCTAAGATACCAGTAACATCTTTTCCTTCTTTTTTAAGTATCGGAACTTGTTTTGAAACAGCGTTTTGTTTGCTTTTAAGCTGTTCTACTTCTTGAAGAATTGCTCTTCTTTTTTCATCCAATACCACAAAATCATCCAGGTTAAAATCTTCTTTTCTAAATTTCAGGGCTTCTTTTACTTCTTCAAATTGATTGCGAAGCAATTTTACATCTAACATCTTTATTCCTCCTTTTAAATATAAAAATCTTTTGAATATAAAAGCCCCCGTCCTAAATGAAGGACGAGAGCTATCTCGCGTTGCCACCTGTCTTGTTATATAAATAATTATATAACCTCTCTAGAGTGAGATAAAGGTCACAACCCTTCTGATTTATCACCAGCAGCTCAGAAAGTGGATCGTCTTATATTCTAAATCGGTTTCCACCAACCACCGACTCTCTGTGTTAGAATGTATAAAACTATTCTTTCCTCATCGCTATTTTTCATTCTTTAAATTTACTTTATTATAGCATATAAAAAAATTTTTTCAACGGATAAATTTTTAGGTATAAAACTTGATGCAAGTGGTTATCCTGTAAGTGTACCCAATATAAGGTACATCGCTAAATCCCCCCTCAACCTGGAGCTTCTCCCCCCTGAAGCCCAGGTCTTTTTTTATTTTTGATTTTTCTTTACTTTCAGTCAGGGATTTTATACAATATTATTAGGGTTATTGCACTGGGGGGGTTTTCATGGAACGTATTAGAAGAGTACTTGTAGATATGTTGGAGCCCGGGATGATTCTTGGAAAAGATATAGACAGCTCTCTTGGAAATATGCTTCTTAAAAAAGGCTATGTTCTGGATCAGAATTTAATTGATAAATTATCCGAATTTCATGTTGAATATGTATATATACTGGAAACCATCGAAGAAGAGCAAAAAGAAAGTTTTTCATTTTCAAAAAATGTGACCTTTGATGAAGTGACATATGTTGACCACTACGAAGAAGCCGTTAAAATAATGACCCAAATCTCTCATGATGTAAGAATTGGAAAGACATTAAAAATCAGTACCGTTCGAGATGTTATTAACGGGCTTTTAGAACAGGTTTTTGCCAAAAATAATATTCTATACTGCTTAAATCTTATTAAGAATTTTGATGACTATACCTATACCCATTGTATTAACGTATGCCTTCTCGCAACGACTTTGGGTAAATGGCTGGGTCTTAACGACAGGGATTTAAAACAATTAGCCTATAGTACGATCTTTCATGATCTTGGAAAATATAAAATTCCTGCTGAAATCTTAAATAAGCCTAGTAGATTAACCGATGAAGAGTTTGCAATAATGAAACAGCATCCGGTCTATGGCTATGAAATTGTAAAAAACATCATAGGCATCAGTCCAGATGTAGCTTATGGGGTTTTGATGCATCATGAGAAAATTAATGGAA
The genomic region above belongs to Defluviitalea saccharophila and contains:
- the serS gene encoding serine--tRNA ligase, which encodes MLDVKLLRNQFEEVKEALKFRKEDFNLDDFVVLDEKRRAILQEVEQLKSKQNAVSKQVPILKKEGKDVTGILEEMKELSNKIKELDGELKEVDAKLENLLLTIPNIPHPSVPMGDSDEDNVEVRKFGTPRAFDFEPKPHWELGENLDILDFATAAKITGARFTVYKGLGARLERALMNFMLDIHTEKHGYEEVFPPFMVHRRSMIGTGQLPKFEEDAFKVENTDYFLVPTAEVPVTNMYRDQILDGAKLPIKHCAYTACFRAEAGSAGRDTRGVIRQHQFNKVELVKFTKPEDSYEELESLTRDAEEILQLLEIPYRVVKICIGDLGFTAAMKYDIEVWMPSYNRYVEISSCSNFESFQARRANIKYKDKVEDKAQFVHTLNGSGVAIGRTTAAILENFQQEDGSIIIPKALRPYMGNIEKITKK
- a CDS encoding HD-GYP domain-containing protein, with the protein product MERIRRVLVDMLEPGMILGKDIDSSLGNMLLKKGYVLDQNLIDKLSEFHVEYVYILETIEEEQKESFSFSKNVTFDEVTYVDHYEEAVKIMTQISHDVRIGKTLKISTVRDVINGLLEQVFAKNNILYCLNLIKNFDDYTYTHCINVCLLATTLGKWLGLNDRDLKQLAYSTIFHDLGKYKIPAEILNKPSRLTDEEFAIMKQHPVYGYEIVKNIIGISPDVAYGVLMHHEKINGTGYPLGIKGNQIHLFAKIICVADIYDALTSDRVYHKKISPFQAADMISRESFTNIDPDITATFLNNISTFYVGCTVVLNTHEKGKIIYLYPNKPTRPLIELENGQYIDLTKDENLDIMIEDLLSS